A single region of the Dehalobacter sp. 12DCB1 genome encodes:
- a CDS encoding DUF4474 domain-containing protein, with protein MLFHKFNGSIRYSIQTGIFNPENMKSLTVPAQGTGDPDLDQVIENAGYRYDPEQDIFYSTLNPWQRNAGYCRIYDEVSAPTGMIIDCEPVYFEYDGKKWMICFWKGQYDLVTGGEIGIYTGAFHFTLPGIFSGMFYKSADNDELLPMSFVLRKNGSVLFTRSEKHWWLTGFKLGEFSDPSELTMNINLTFPNTAMRDAFLNGLRDAGYNDQELYFLGNNVSFTFDKSHTAQPRTRKPITDRLIQAKNKLLCDKYQEITGPYNTIQDKMKAIENLAPQLYQTVLRLGKSKEFYKLWLKVLILGLVSLFGYRRSRELFQHQKISG; from the coding sequence ATGTTATTTCACAAATTCAACGGTTCCATCCGCTATTCTATTCAAACCGGAATCTTCAACCCTGAAAACATGAAGAGTCTTACGGTTCCCGCTCAAGGTACCGGTGACCCAGATTTGGATCAGGTGATTGAAAATGCCGGTTATCGTTATGATCCGGAACAGGATATTTTTTACTCGACTTTAAATCCATGGCAAAGAAATGCCGGGTATTGCCGTATTTATGATGAGGTATCCGCTCCGACAGGTATGATTATTGATTGTGAACCGGTTTATTTTGAATATGACGGCAAGAAATGGATGATTTGTTTCTGGAAAGGTCAGTACGATCTGGTAACCGGCGGAGAGATCGGGATTTATACCGGGGCATTCCATTTTACGCTTCCGGGGATTTTCAGCGGAATGTTTTATAAATCTGCAGACAATGATGAATTGCTGCCGATGTCTTTCGTGTTAAGGAAGAATGGAAGTGTGCTCTTTACCCGATCGGAAAAACACTGGTGGCTGACCGGTTTTAAACTAGGCGAATTTTCCGATCCTTCAGAATTAACAATGAATATTAACCTTACTTTTCCAAATACAGCAATGCGGGACGCTTTTTTAAATGGTTTAAGAGATGCCGGATACAATGATCAGGAATTGTATTTTTTGGGGAATAACGTATCTTTTACTTTTGACAAGTCGCATACTGCCCAGCCAAGAACGCGTAAACCTATAACAGACCGGCTCATTCAGGCTAAAAATAAATTATTGTGCGACAAATATCAGGAAATCACGGGTCCCTACAATACAATCCAGGATAAAATGAAGGCGATCGAGAACCTGGCCCCGCAGTTGTATCAAACTGTATTAAGACTTGGAAAGAGCAAGGAATTCTATAAATTGTGGCTGAAGGTTTTAATCCTGGGTTTAGTTAGTCTTTTTGGTTACAGAAGAAGCAGAGAACTTTTCCAGCATCAAAAGATCAGTGGATAG
- a CDS encoding DUF6765 family protein, giving the protein MKRDIHYYALLAFCRSCGFNKESSRKIAYASQYVDDAKINLMTIQNPAPEVSVDRSDNRAVFLNMATCHSYFKIKTFNYEAMINNTCAFHFVPGCKGENFTKKLRCKEESPVILALLNEALDDNNLIKLGIVLHAYADTFSHQGFSGMLSKVNDINHCGARNEVYLGIPDLILYLFKQLCGEKYDEMFDRIIPAYGHGQALTFPDLPYLVWSYQYDSSGAFEGRYTVVEIDNKERYQRALAKIKRYLEIYLKKHPEFRDPNYQFGDISKLMSQAINKASDKNREEGWIAFMLEHGMFQENEWSGIVYQESEWLRKAFQNFDPKTFNNRRVNNVILADHFAESDWHHFYQAVKWYKKRFFECCHQYGLFIPK; this is encoded by the coding sequence TTGAAAAGAGATATTCATTATTATGCGCTTTTGGCCTTTTGCAGGTCATGTGGGTTCAACAAGGAAAGTTCCAGAAAAATTGCCTATGCTTCGCAATATGTCGATGACGCGAAAATTAATCTGATGACGATTCAAAATCCGGCACCGGAAGTCAGCGTTGATCGCTCTGATAACCGTGCCGTTTTTTTAAATATGGCAACCTGTCATTCCTATTTTAAAATAAAAACGTTTAATTACGAGGCAATGATCAACAATACCTGTGCCTTTCATTTTGTTCCTGGCTGCAAAGGAGAAAACTTCACGAAGAAACTCCGCTGTAAAGAGGAGTCGCCGGTGATCCTGGCACTTTTAAATGAGGCCCTGGACGACAATAATCTGATCAAGCTTGGGATTGTTCTGCATGCTTATGCCGATACTTTTTCGCATCAGGGTTTCAGCGGCATGCTCAGCAAAGTGAATGATATTAATCATTGCGGAGCGCGCAATGAAGTTTACTTAGGAATACCTGACCTGATTCTGTATTTATTTAAACAGTTGTGCGGAGAAAAATATGATGAAATGTTTGACCGTATTATCCCTGCGTATGGACACGGTCAGGCTTTGACCTTTCCTGATCTCCCTTACCTTGTTTGGTCATACCAGTATGATAGCAGTGGTGCTTTTGAGGGCAGGTACACCGTTGTAGAGATTGACAACAAAGAAAGGTATCAGCGGGCTTTGGCCAAAATTAAAAGATATCTTGAGATCTATTTAAAAAAACATCCTGAATTCAGAGATCCAAATTATCAATTCGGCGATATCTCTAAACTTATGAGTCAGGCGATTAATAAAGCATCGGATAAAAATAGGGAGGAAGGCTGGATCGCCTTTATGCTTGAACACGGGATGTTCCAGGAAAATGAATGGTCGGGGATTGTCTATCAGGAGAGTGAATGGCTGAGAAAAGCTTTTCAAAATTTTGATCCCAAAACCTTTAATAATAGGAGAGTAAACAATGTGATTCTTGCCGATCATTTTGCTGAATCCGACTGGCACCATTTTTATCAGGCTGTCAAATGGTATAAAAAAAGATTCTTTGAATGCTGCCATCAATACGGACTGTTTATTCCTAAATAA